The DNA sequence cttagcatatttttttaataaataaatatccAGTTCTATACTACAATATAGGTAGATAAATCAAATAATTTGTTTTAAACTTTTCTATATAAAAACATTCCTCaacatatgtttcttttaaaaagaTAGAGTGATGGACTGGTTTtgagggcatttttgtaaacaaataattctTTTAGAAATTGCGGAATACTTTAATACATCAAACCAAACAATGGATAAGAAATTAATATGTCAGCATAACTAATGCTAACATAACTAATATCAgcattattaatacatcatattcaGCATTATTCTTAtgcaccctaccaaacgacctcTAAGTGTTATGTGCCGAGAATGCGAGTGGAGAATGGTGACGACTAGGGGTGGCAAAatggttttaaaaaaaaacagttaaccacccatattatccactaaaaaataggttggataatgaactttttaaaaatgggtcaaatatggataagaactatATTATCCGTTTAGAAAACGGATAACCAAtaggtttaacttttatatttgtaaaacctcaaattggggggttactcaagtttgggagactaggaattctcccaaaagtgatcatattcatgaAGCCATGGATAGCTGATTAACCCGTTTTTTATTTGTTCGAAATATGAGTCGGATcgaataatttatccgttttttatTACCTATTTTCAACCCGTTTCATATCCGATCCGTTCCGCCAGTTTGCCACCCCTAGTGGCGATAGATATTTGGTCTAAATTTTTTCTTATTATACCTCCAATGCCACTCACGTGACACTTCGTATCTGTCATCTGATAATGAACCACCCATATAATGTCGAAAAGAGGCTGCTACGGTGGCTTTACCTTTCCTCATTTTCCCCCCTTCATTTTTTTGCCTTTTGATGATCAACACAAGCATAGTTTAACATGAATCATCTGAATATATACTATAATCTGAAATAAATCTAGAGAATTTTTCTTCCAGATCAtaattagaaatttaaaatatttcGGCATTACACATACAATATTCGAAACCACTAATTCATCTAATCTGAACTCATGTTAGGTAGACTCATTAAAGACAATATATACAACATTcttcaataataacaacaacaacatacccagtataatctcacataATGGAGTTTGAGAAGCGTAATAtatacagaccttacccctacctcacGGAGATAACAACATTCTCTAACAACAAGTTCTCTATTCCTAGGAAGCAAGTTCGAGATCTTTAACCAAGGTTTTTAATTACgaaaaagggccaatatacccaATACTATCAGAAAGGATTTACACATATCCTCGTTACACTTTGAGTCCAAATATACTCCTGTCATtatactattggttcaaatatacctcTTTTCTGTTAAGTTTGTCCAAAGTGGACATTCACTCCTACGTGACAATGGCATTTAATGAGGTGGATGCCACATGGCTTGTCACCTAAGCGCCCCTAACCCATTTTATCCCTCACTTCTATTTTTTTCACCACTAAAAGTTTTTTTCCCTCCACCAATATTGCCACCATTACCTATCATGaaaaatattgtatttcaaattttAATCTTTTATATATGGATTATGGGCATTGAGGCGGTATGCCATGTggcatccacctcatcaaatATCAGTGCCACGTAAGATTGAATGTCCACCTTGGACAAACTTAACAGAATATGGGTATATTTGAACTAATAGTATTACGGCAAGGGTATATTTGGACCCAAAATATCACGAAGGGgatatttaaatattttctcaTAGTACATGAGTATATTTAACCCTTTACGGTAATTATACATAATTTTGTTTACGAATAGGCTTGATATAACAGGTTAAGTATTTGTTTACTTTTAATTAGTTATCAAATTACACTTATTATGTCAATGACGTGTACTCCCTcgtttacttttacttgtccactattgaCTTTACACACcctttaagaaataataaataaagtatataatttaccatgatacccatattaattggtgtatagttaatggatttgaaaaataatttagaaTGAGTAATAAATGCTAAGGGCAAAATAGAAAAAATGAATTAgttttctcttgatatgcgaaagtggacaagtaaaagtgaaaatttACTTTTAGAATAGTAaacaagtaaaaatgaacggaAGGAGTAATTGTAAGTTACTTTAATTTGATGTGTACAAATTATTAAACCCTGAGtatgaaaatatttatatgcacTCAAAGTAAATTAGAATAACAAATGCATGACATAAAAATTTTGCACAACTAAAAGAACAAGTGCATGCCATGTCTTATGCACACCTTTTACCACTAAATATAGTTAATTAATATACTTTACCTCAATTTATTGTCCAATcgtaataaattaatatataatttaatttGATACACATGCCTAAGTAAGATTTTGTTGTAGTGATAGACATATGAGGTACTATATAACAAAAGAAGGGATTCTACTTCCTTGTGTCGTgcatgtgtttttttttttttaattttatatttaaccTAAAAAGTTGGCTAAATATTTCAAGTTTGTGCAAACCTCTTGATAATAACAACTAAAAATGAATTACTCATTATTGCCGTGGAATTGGCCAATGCGTTCGCTGTCTATGTCACATCCTTCGAAATGAAATCTCTCCCCGTAGGATACATGAATGCGAGATTATTTGTGCACCGAGATACCCTTGCCCTTTTTGCCGTTTGAAGCCAATTACACATAACAAATGGAAATCTCTAATGACAAATTGACAATAATAATTCTCacgtttttttttaaaacaatacaAAACCCTGTATCTGCAGTGTATTTGTTGATATGTTTTTCaaaataaaagagaagaaaaagaataaaaagcCTGCAATACTCCTAGTACTTTGAACTCCTACAGCTCAATTAACAATTCTTTTTTGTAGATACTTTCTTATCCTGGAATGAAATTAAAtcaaaattacaaaataaaattcataatataaCTATTTATACCCAGTGAATGAGATAGCCACAATCAAAGACGAAAAAAAACATAACACTTCCTTTCTATCTTTTCGCCGTCCACGTCGACATTCCGGCTATCTTCTCCGATCACTCCCCGTTTCCGGCAATCAACTTCCGTTTATCAAAGATGATCAGAACAGAATGAGAATCGCTATCGACCTATCATGTCAGTCTCGTGCTCCGATTGCTTCTCCGACTTACTCTGCGGCGAGGACTCCGACACCGTTTTCACAAACGGAGGAGGAGGAGAGGATTCGCCGGAATGTTCGTCGTCGGATATCGAATCTCAGTTCGTCGATTTCGATGAATCCATCGCCGGTCTTATTGAAGACGAACGATACTTCGTCCCTGGATTTGACTATTTCGAGAGGTTTCAATCTCAATCTCTAATCGCCGTTGCTAGAGAAGATTCCGTTGCATGGATTCTCAAGGTACTGTTCAATCAATCTCATCGGATAACACAGTAAACTCCGGCGAAAGAACTTTACGGAGCATGTtatatttttgtttcttctttttgcTAAAATATACCTGAGGCTTACTCACGCACTATTCAGTTCTTTTTTCTTCGCTATGTCCATATTTGTTTGAAACTGAAAAATCGAATTCAAATAACGTAACGATGAATCGAGTAACTAACAGCGTTGTGTTTTTGCAGGTACAACGCCACTATGGTTTCCAGCCATTAACGGCGTATCTCGCTGTTAATTACTTCGATCGTTTTCTCTACTCTAGAAGCTTGCCGGTAAACTAGTCATTTTcaagttttttcttttttcttttcatttcccTTTTATAACGAGAGGAGCGTGTGACCGGAATAAAGGGCCAAAATAAGTTTGAGTATATTGGAGGTACCAAACATCATCGTCATTAAGAAAACTTTAAACTATATTACATTTACATTATCAATGCATAAGATATGCATAAAACTTTTTAGACGTAACACAAAAAGGGACCGTACTTATTAGAGTAATCTATAAGTGATTGACAACTTAGAAAAGATGACGGTTAACTATATTGATAacgttaattttttttatataagatAAATTTTCGATATTGAGTTGCACATTCTCGAATTACTAAAAAAAGTTTATTTTTCtccaaattaatattttttagtcatttattatttttacaatGACATCATTGACTTTTCACGAATTAAGAAAAGTGagtaaattataatttcataGAGGGTCTAAAAAAAGGCAACCCGGTGTAATAAGCTTCCGTTATGTGCGGGGTCTGGAAACGGTCGGACCTTTATCTTGCATTTCTACAAGAAactgttttcacggctcgaactcgtgacttcctagtcacatgacaacaactttatcagttaTGCGAACTTAATTATCGTTATTATTGTTGACTTTGTTGGTGAGATCTAGTTGTAATCATCTAACAAGGCGAAGACAAATTCAACTAATTGGGTCCTCATTGTTTGTTTACTGTGTTGTATAATGACTAGTATTATATCGTAGTAAAAGTACAAGATCTTTTGTTTTCTGATCTCGCCAATAATAATGTGATCAAGATTTTATAGTAATTTGTAGTGTCACCTAAAAACAATGGGCTGTAGAAGGTATTTTCAGCTAGTAAAATAGGAAAAGCAAGAGAGAATGAAATAGTAAACTTGAAAGTTGATCAAAAAGTATTCGAAACCCTTTATTTACAATTTTCAATCTCGATCAGTATTTGAATAAATGATCGTCGCATTGTCCACCTTatacctttttttaaaaaaattatttatatatcgTGATGTTCGGGACAATTTATTTGCATTCAATTATTCTGTCGGAAATTTTTACCACCTTCCGCGATCACATATATTAAATAACTTTGTACATTAAAGTTTAAGCAAACGAGAATAAATCACTTAaaatctttttccttttttgctGAAAATATTTAAACTTCGAGTTCTAATTATTTTCTCGCTTAAATGAGTTTATTGTACTTTATATGCATGCGTGACAATAATTTAGTATAGGTGACATAGGACCTAAAAGTATTCGTTCAGGAGGTCCGCTTGTCTcttttataaaatttattaaaagtataCTTAACCTACTGAGAATTCTATTttctttattacttgtattaaatACGATTATCTTAACGAATTTCCCTTTCTATGTATTTTCAGCAAACAGACGGTTGGCCGCTACAACTCTTGTCGGTTGCTTGCTTATCTTTAGCAGCAAAAATGGAGGAACCTCTTGTTCCTTCTCTTTTGGATATTCAGGTAATTTGTTTGTATTTGATTGTTTTCTTCTAAAAAAGAAAAGACATTAAGATCCCTCATTTTCTCGTAAAAAAAAAAGGACCCCTCACGTGTTTTCTTTCTGAGCTTAGCTTAAAGTTGAATTTAACAATTTCTTTTTTTCATAGGTTGAAGGTGCAAAGTACATGTTTGAACCCAAAACCATCCAAAGAATGGAGTTTCTTGTGCTGAGGGTATTAGATTGGAGGCTCCGATCCATAACCCCGTTTTGCTTCCTCAGCTTCTTTGCTTATAAGCTTGATCCAGTAGGAACTTTCACTGGCTTCCTTATTTCAAAGGCTACTGAAATTATCCTCTCAAATATTCAAGGTTGGTTTTcccaagaaagaaaaaaagaaatgaaaaagaaaagaagaagctaATATACGTACGTTACACATGCATGCATGTGTATATTTGCGCTAATATAACTTGTATATACTTACAATATAAAAAGTTTTTATACTGATTTAATAGTGTAAAATTTCTTGCAGTACTATGTGTGTACAATATATAGAAGTTAAACTCTTCCTACATCTTACATGTACATCAACTATTCCGCTGATAACATATTGCTGATATTTACAGAAGCTAGCTTTCTTGAATATTGGCCATCATGCATAGCTGCTGCAACAATACTTTGTGCAGCTAATGATCTTCCAAATTTCTCTCTTGTGAATGCTGAACATGCTGAATCTTGGTGCGATGGACTCCGCAAAGTAAGAAAACTTTGTTGCCTTCTTTTGCCTGCTTTCTAATTATAAAAAGTTCCTGACTTTAAGAATAAAGTGAAATTCCCATTTTTGGCAGGATAAAATCGTGGGTTGCTATGAATTAGTGCAAAAGTATGCCATTGCATTAAGACCAAGGAGATTTCCAAAAGTTTTACCACGGGTACGAGTAATGACTCGGGCTAGTACTGTATTAACCAGTGAGTCATCATCCTCGTCCTCATCATCTTCCACATCTTATAAAAGGAGAAAACTAAATAACAGCTGGTGGAATACAGATGACGACAGAGCAAGTTCATGTTAATTAAGGGGTGGCGAATTAAGAATAAGGAGCTAGGAAAAAGAAAATGTGGTCCTTACAATCCTCAGTATTTTTTCATGTTGGAGGGTGTTTTTGAGTTAAATTGACTGGAGTGATGTAGATTATTTAGTACTATATATAATGTACGTACGATGAGAGTTTGGGACTTGGGAGCATTAAATTAATCTTTTTTATTTGGGTGAGAAGTGCCATTCATTAAATGGCTTTGCTTATTCCCTAGGGGAAGGGGATTTGGTACATAGTATTTTG is a window from the Nicotiana tomentosiformis chromosome 10, ASM39032v3, whole genome shotgun sequence genome containing:
- the LOC104118250 gene encoding cyclin-D1-1; this encodes MSVSCSDCFSDLLCGEDSDTVFTNGGGGEDSPECSSSDIESQFVDFDESIAGLIEDERYFVPGFDYFERFQSQSLIAVAREDSVAWILKVQRHYGFQPLTAYLAVNYFDRFLYSRSLPQTDGWPLQLLSVACLSLAAKMEEPLVPSLLDIQVEGAKYMFEPKTIQRMEFLVLRVLDWRLRSITPFCFLSFFAYKLDPVGTFTGFLISKATEIILSNIQEASFLEYWPSCIAAATILCAANDLPNFSLVNAEHAESWCDGLRKDKIVGCYELVQKYAIALRPRRFPKVLPRVRVMTRASTVLTSESSSSSSSSSTSYKRRKLNNSWWNTDDDRASSC